In one Brevibacterium sp. CBA3109 genomic region, the following are encoded:
- the rarD gene encoding EamA family transporter RarD has translation MNADTTPDMNAFRRAGLANGLSAYLLWGLIPLLFAAAAPTGALELVSHRVIWSLLFCAILLAFTGGFKRTWQIVGSGRTFWLLALAAVLIAINWTAFVYGVETDHLVEVSLGYYLNPLISIGLGVIFLGEKLRPLQWTAAGFGLLAVIIVGIGLGRMPYLSFTVALSFGLYGLVKNKVGSRVGALEGMTIESAVLAVPSAIFLLILGAQGLSTFTGFGASHVIIILVTGPATAIPLILFSAAARRIPLSWVGMLQYITPTMQFITGVFILGEMMSTTRWVGFFVIWIAVLLLCTDLIRQSRLKR, from the coding sequence GTGAACGCAGATACGACTCCAGACATGAACGCCTTCCGCAGAGCCGGACTGGCCAACGGCCTCTCCGCCTACCTGCTGTGGGGTCTCATCCCCCTGCTCTTCGCAGCCGCCGCCCCGACCGGAGCCCTTGAACTCGTTTCGCACCGCGTCATCTGGTCGTTGCTCTTCTGCGCCATCCTCCTGGCCTTCACCGGCGGCTTCAAACGCACATGGCAGATTGTCGGGTCCGGTCGCACGTTCTGGCTGCTGGCGTTGGCCGCCGTCCTCATCGCCATCAACTGGACCGCGTTCGTCTACGGCGTCGAAACCGACCACCTCGTCGAGGTGTCATTGGGCTACTACCTCAACCCGCTGATCTCCATCGGGCTGGGCGTCATCTTCCTCGGTGAGAAGCTGCGGCCCCTGCAGTGGACTGCGGCGGGATTCGGTCTGCTCGCCGTCATCATCGTCGGCATCGGTCTCGGGCGCATGCCCTACCTGTCCTTCACTGTGGCACTGTCGTTCGGGCTCTACGGGCTGGTCAAGAACAAGGTCGGAAGTCGTGTCGGCGCCCTGGAGGGAATGACGATCGAGTCCGCCGTGCTGGCGGTGCCCAGCGCCATATTCCTTCTCATCCTTGGAGCCCAGGGCCTGTCCACGTTCACGGGCTTCGGTGCCAGCCATGTCATCATCATTCTCGTCACGGGCCCGGCGACCGCGATTCCGCTGATCCTCTTCAGCGCAGCCGCCAGGAGGATCCCCCTGTCCTGGGTGGGGATGCTGCAGTACATCACGCCGACGATGCAGTTCATCACCGGCGTATTCATCCTTGGAGAGATGATGTCGACTACCCGGTGGGTCGGCTTCTTCGTCATCTGGATCGCCGTGCTCCTGCTGTGCACCGACCTGATCCGTCAGAGTCGCCTCAAGCGCTGA
- a CDS encoding demethylmenaquinone methyltransferase: MNRAQLDKQPDDVASMFDDVASRYDLTNDVLTFGLARTWRRTVAHSVAAGPGERVLDLAAGTGTSSMTFTHHGAEVVAGDISKGMLAEGRRRHPKIDFIYADAMDLPFSDASFDVVTISFGIRNVNDVDAGLSEMLRVLRPGGRLIICEFSTPTFAPFSLVYKEYLMRALPAVSKAVSSNPDAYVYLAESIRAWPDQDEFAQQILDAGFDQVKHRNLTGGIVAVHHALKPGAER, encoded by the coding sequence ATGAACCGTGCTCAGCTGGACAAGCAGCCCGACGACGTCGCGTCGATGTTCGATGACGTCGCCTCCCGCTACGACCTCACCAACGATGTGCTGACTTTCGGTCTGGCGCGCACCTGGCGCCGGACGGTTGCGCACTCGGTGGCTGCCGGGCCCGGTGAGCGCGTCCTAGATCTCGCAGCCGGAACGGGAACGTCGTCGATGACGTTCACCCATCACGGCGCCGAGGTGGTTGCCGGCGACATCTCGAAGGGCATGCTCGCCGAAGGGCGTCGCAGGCACCCCAAGATCGACTTCATCTACGCCGACGCGATGGACCTTCCGTTCTCCGACGCCAGCTTCGACGTCGTCACCATCTCCTTCGGCATCCGCAACGTCAATGATGTGGATGCCGGACTCTCGGAGATGCTGCGCGTGCTCCGACCCGGTGGCCGTCTCATCATCTGTGAGTTCTCGACACCGACGTTCGCCCCGTTCAGCCTCGTCTACAAGGAATACCTGATGCGGGCACTGCCCGCAGTATCGAAGGCTGTGTCCTCGAACCCCGACGCCTACGTCTACCTGGCTGAATCGATCCGGGCCTGGCCCGACCAGGACGAATTCGCTCAGCAGATCCTCGATGCCGGCTTCGACCAGGTCAAGCATCGCAATCTGACAGGCGGAATCGTCGCCGTCCATCACGCTCTCAAGCCGGGCGCCGAACGCTGA
- a CDS encoding FAD-dependent oxidoreductase produces the protein MTRPFRVAIVGAGPAGIYAADLLTKAERDFEVSIDLFERLPTPFGLVRYGVAPDHPRIKGIINALIKVLDRGDIRLFSNVEYGVDINLEELTDRYDAVIFSTGCFIDASLNLPGVELPGSHGAADFVNWYDSHPDAVQTWPLDAQKVAVIGNGNVALDVARVLAKQADDMHTTEIPDHVYEGLKSSRVTDVHVFGRRGPAQAKFTPLELRELGHVKDVDIIVYPEDYEFDDGSLEAIESNNQTKQVAKTLTDFTMREPVGAKRRLHLHFLHSPVAILGEDRVTGLRTERMELDGSGGANGTGTFHDWEVEAVYRAIGYAGTALPQLPFDSDRGVIPNHGGRVVHADDQRVSADADVVQGVYATGWIKRGPVGLIGHTKGDALETIGHILDDRSAGVLTEPVYPDDSAIVELLESKGVDYVDWEGYHRVETAEKARGEAEGRERVKIATREGMLAEARSHLQAEAASQPTAGH, from the coding sequence ATGACGCGTCCCTTCCGTGTGGCTATTGTGGGTGCCGGCCCTGCCGGGATCTATGCGGCCGATCTGCTGACCAAGGCCGAGCGTGACTTCGAGGTCAGCATTGATCTCTTCGAGCGTCTGCCGACTCCGTTCGGATTGGTCCGGTACGGAGTTGCTCCGGATCATCCTCGGATCAAGGGCATCATCAACGCTCTCATCAAGGTTCTCGACCGTGGTGATATCCGCTTGTTCTCCAACGTCGAGTACGGCGTCGATATCAACTTGGAAGAGCTGACCGATCGTTATGACGCGGTGATCTTCTCCACCGGCTGCTTCATCGATGCTTCGCTGAATCTTCCCGGGGTCGAACTGCCCGGCTCGCACGGGGCCGCGGACTTCGTCAACTGGTACGACTCGCATCCGGATGCGGTCCAGACTTGGCCCCTGGATGCCCAGAAGGTGGCCGTCATCGGAAACGGCAACGTCGCCCTCGATGTTGCCCGTGTGCTGGCAAAGCAGGCCGATGACATGCATACGACGGAGATCCCTGATCACGTCTACGAGGGGTTGAAGTCGTCGCGGGTCACGGATGTGCACGTGTTCGGCAGGCGTGGACCGGCGCAGGCGAAGTTCACACCGCTGGAACTGCGCGAGCTGGGGCATGTCAAGGATGTCGACATCATCGTCTATCCCGAAGACTATGAGTTCGATGACGGGTCGCTGGAGGCGATCGAGTCGAACAACCAGACCAAACAGGTCGCGAAGACACTGACTGACTTCACCATGAGGGAACCGGTTGGGGCCAAGCGCCGGCTGCACCTGCATTTCCTCCATTCTCCGGTTGCCATCCTCGGCGAGGATCGAGTCACTGGGCTGCGCACGGAACGGATGGAACTCGACGGATCGGGTGGAGCCAACGGCACCGGGACCTTCCATGATTGGGAGGTTGAGGCCGTGTACCGGGCTATCGGCTACGCAGGCACCGCACTTCCTCAGCTGCCGTTCGACTCAGACCGAGGGGTCATCCCGAATCACGGGGGCCGGGTTGTCCATGCAGACGACCAGAGGGTCTCTGCCGATGCAGACGTGGTGCAGGGCGTGTACGCGACCGGGTGGATCAAACGCGGCCCGGTCGGCCTGATCGGGCATACGAAGGGCGATGCTCTGGAGACGATCGGTCATATCCTCGATGACCGCTCCGCTGGTGTCTTGACTGAGCCCGTGTACCCAGATGACTCTGCGATCGTCGAATTGCTCGAGTCCAAGGGCGTCGACTACGTGGATTGGGAAGGCTACCATCGCGTGGAGACGGCAGAAAAGGCTCGTGGCGAGGCCGAAGGTCGTGAACGGGTGAAGATCGC
- a CDS encoding geranylgeranyl reductase family protein — protein MNEFSAEVIVVGAGPAGSAIGTYLAQAGHEVIILEKSGFPRDKICGDALTPRAVKEVGFLGMDTPESEGWHKNRGLRLIGGGHRLEIDWPDIDGTPNYGLTKPRMGMDEAFARHAQRSGARLFEQVKAMTPDIGEDGWIKGIHASGTDHRGRRVGPEAHFSAPIVIAADGVSSRLAVAMGLEKRDDRPMGVAVRAYHSSPRHADDYIESWVEMRSSNSAGESEVLPGYGWLFPLGDGTINIGAGLLDSSPQFGSVDFRAMMGQWIADMGHEWGIDESTSLGPIKSAALPMAFNRTPHFHKGLLLVGDSGGMVNPFNGEGIDYALESARLAAEVISTYSRYPRHVMREKLQEYPTLVGESLGGYFTLGRVFSAIIGHPALMQFGIKYGMGVDVVMEFVVKLLANLYRDPKVSEADLIDRVISALTRIVPATSNA, from the coding sequence ATGAACGAATTCTCCGCCGAGGTCATCGTTGTCGGGGCGGGTCCTGCCGGATCGGCCATCGGCACCTACCTCGCGCAGGCCGGCCATGAGGTCATCATCTTAGAGAAGTCCGGGTTCCCCCGTGACAAGATCTGCGGTGATGCCCTGACCCCGCGCGCAGTCAAAGAAGTCGGCTTCTTAGGGATGGACACCCCCGAGTCCGAGGGGTGGCATAAGAACAGAGGACTGCGTCTCATCGGCGGCGGACACCGCTTGGAGATCGACTGGCCCGATATCGACGGCACCCCGAACTATGGACTGACCAAACCGCGGATGGGCATGGACGAGGCTTTCGCCCGTCACGCCCAGCGCAGCGGTGCCAGACTGTTCGAGCAGGTCAAAGCCATGACGCCGGACATCGGTGAGGACGGGTGGATCAAGGGCATCCACGCCTCCGGGACCGATCACCGCGGTCGCCGGGTCGGACCTGAGGCTCACTTCAGTGCCCCGATCGTGATCGCCGCCGACGGCGTCTCCTCACGCCTGGCCGTGGCCATGGGGTTGGAGAAGCGCGACGACCGCCCGATGGGTGTGGCCGTGCGCGCCTATCATTCCTCGCCGAGGCATGCCGACGACTACATCGAGAGCTGGGTTGAGATGCGCTCGAGCAATTCGGCGGGCGAGTCCGAGGTTCTGCCCGGGTACGGCTGGCTCTTCCCGCTGGGCGACGGCACGATCAACATCGGAGCCGGCCTGCTGGACTCCTCGCCCCAGTTCGGTTCCGTAGACTTCCGCGCCATGATGGGGCAGTGGATCGCGGACATGGGCCACGAATGGGGCATCGATGAGTCCACCTCATTGGGCCCGATCAAATCCGCGGCACTGCCGATGGCTTTCAACCGCACCCCGCACTTCCACAAGGGTCTCCTGCTCGTCGGCGATTCGGGCGGGATGGTCAACCCATTCAACGGGGAGGGCATCGACTATGCCCTCGAATCCGCTCGGCTGGCCGCCGAGGTGATCTCCACCTATTCCCGTTACCCACGGCACGTGATGCGGGAGAAGCTGCAGGAATACCCGACGCTAGTGGGTGAATCCCTGGGCGGTTACTTCACGCTGGGGCGCGTTTTTTCCGCCATTATCGGCCACCCTGCACTCATGCAGTTCGGAATCAAGTACGGTATGGGTGTTGACGTTGTGATGGAATTCGTCGTGAAATTGTTGGCGAACCTCTACCGCGACCCGAAGGTCTCTGAGGCCGATCTCATCGATCGGGTGATTTCAGCTCTCACCCGAATCGTGCCGGCTACCAGCAATGCCTGA
- a CDS encoding polyprenyl synthetase family protein, translating to MNDEDMSHLASPATFIGADAQLAADISIQLEAVERRLYVVTEQTRKLPDTTSKHLLAAGGKRARPNLLLLTARLGEADRDEIIDAAVAVELIHLASLYHDDVMDDAPVRRGAPAAHEVWGNSVAILTGDLLFSKASGVTAKLGPEAVTVQSETFERLVLGQLNEFAGPPEDADAIDHYIQVLADKTGSLIATSAQFGVMFSGADQALAEPVRVFGERVGIAFQLADDIIDLTTTSSVSGKTPGTDLREGVPTLPVLYVRAAAADGDEAAAEVVELLAADLSSDAALESARAALAAHPVTARARAEAVRWADEAKAALAPLPDGLVKESLFAFADSVVTRSA from the coding sequence ATGAATGACGAGGACATGAGCCACCTAGCCTCTCCGGCGACTTTTATTGGTGCCGATGCCCAGCTTGCGGCGGATATTTCCATTCAGTTGGAAGCCGTCGAGCGCAGGCTCTATGTGGTGACCGAGCAGACACGGAAGCTGCCGGACACCACGTCCAAACATCTGCTGGCAGCCGGCGGCAAGCGTGCCCGTCCGAACCTTCTGCTGCTCACGGCCCGCCTCGGCGAGGCTGATCGTGACGAGATCATCGACGCGGCCGTCGCTGTGGAGCTCATCCACCTGGCCTCCCTGTACCACGATGATGTGATGGACGATGCTCCGGTTCGCCGAGGTGCTCCGGCCGCGCACGAGGTGTGGGGCAATTCCGTGGCCATCCTCACCGGCGATCTCCTGTTCTCGAAGGCGTCGGGGGTGACTGCGAAGCTGGGCCCCGAGGCCGTCACTGTCCAGTCCGAGACCTTCGAACGCCTCGTCCTCGGTCAGCTCAATGAATTCGCGGGCCCACCGGAGGACGCGGATGCGATCGACCACTACATCCAGGTGCTCGCGGACAAGACAGGTTCACTCATCGCCACCTCGGCGCAGTTCGGGGTCATGTTCTCGGGCGCGGATCAGGCGCTGGCCGAACCCGTGCGGGTCTTCGGCGAACGCGTCGGCATTGCCTTCCAGCTCGCCGATGACATCATCGACCTGACGACCACCTCCTCGGTGTCGGGTAAGACCCCCGGCACTGACCTGCGCGAAGGCGTTCCCACCTTGCCGGTGCTCTACGTCCGGGCCGCTGCGGCCGATGGTGACGAGGCTGCCGCCGAGGTGGTCGAGCTGCTCGCCGCGGATCTGAGCTCGGACGCAGCGCTCGAGTCCGCTCGTGCCGCTCTGGCCGCTCACCCGGTGACGGCACGTGCCCGTGCCGAAGCGGTTCGCTGGGCCGACGAGGCGAAAGCTGCACTTGCGCCTCTGCCCGACGGCCTGGTCAAGGAATCACTGTTCGCCTTCGCCGATTCCGTGGTCACGCGCAGCGCCTGA